One genomic region from Xiphophorus couchianus chromosome 21, X_couchianus-1.0, whole genome shotgun sequence encodes:
- the nfx1 gene encoding transcriptional repressor NF-X1 yields the protein MAEGSSDPPDLKPDGTPHHKQHHHSSRRTQPRHNNDRNLSGYSYDPTQQYGNFHQGFKHTFGQNNSHYVQYATAPYPEGDVARRRGRGRGRREESRCLNENVGGSGYRQQKPGRNPDLFGAGNRYAGSMDGPDAPSWRRENGSRVFLETQVKTPRSTNQEQRTGEENEKGDHTSIPDQRSHGSREETAKSRPQTYDQQRKSNDVKRRQGPIKPPKSPSHEDSGSKRGELEGTEHLRASQDPACKSGKVSGPQKPFQGRGGRRTNHQSIKSGQRSSDKMPKSKETQTGCLIEQLSEEKYECMVCCDIIRVMAPVWSCHSCFHVFHLNCIKKWARSPASQADDSAEGWRCPACQNVALKHPTTYVCFCGKVTNPEWQRSEIPHSCGDMCGKKRSGADCNHPCNILCHPGPCPSCPAFVTKSCVCGKMSQPMRCGQAPVLQCDSVCGALLNCGEHSCALVCHGGACQPCQQQVQQVCYCGVTPRTVLCGTDKDGFDGLGHFSCQKVCSKMLNCEAHRCQQVCHRGPCQPCPLSPSLVKTCPCSQTPLSKLLELGYSERRSCSDPIPSCGKTCNKPLPCGSNDTIHLCQNLCHEGTCGPCTLTSTIRCRCGAKTKEVPCANILKEDELVFTCERRCNKKRSCGRHKCGELCCVNVDHRCPMICSYKLNCGLHRCQEPCHKGNCEPCWQSSFDELTCHCGASVLYPPISCGTKPPECKNLCMRRHECDHPVFHNCHSDDKCPPCTYLTQKWCMGKHEQRSNIPCHLQDISCGLTCNKMLPCEMHRCKRLCHRADCLPEGGCQQPCMLPRPECGHPCAAPCHRGSSCPRTTCTAKVALQCDCGRRKESVACTEAANSYQRYAAIAMASKLSDMQIGDSMDIGPLLTKKELKQTRLECDQECATLERNRRLAEALQIDSSSDPFNVRSSSVYSDSLKEDARKDPKFLAEVEEEIKNLVELANKGKQPKKSHCFPPMNREHRKIIHELAEVYVVDSVSYDSEPKRNVVITAHKGKSACPSSTLTALIERETAARAPPPIPHIKQHSSKAAGGSWSKMVKEEPVIDYFDVQD from the exons ATGGCTGAAGGCTCCTCAG acCCACCTGACCTCAAGCCAGATGGGACGCCACATCACAAGCAGCACCACCACAGCTCCAGAAGAACCCAGCCCAGACACAACAATGACAGAAACCTCAGCGGTTACAGCTATGATCCAACTCAGCAATATGGAAACTTTCATCAAGGTTTCAAACACACATTTGGccaaaataattcacattacGTTCAGTATGCCACTGCTCCCTATCCAGAAGGGGATGTAGCCAGGagaagaggcagaggaagaggacgGAGAGAAGAAAGcagatgtttaaatgaaaatgtcgGAGGTTCTGGTTACCGGCAGCAAAAACCTGGTAGGAATCCAGATCTTTTTGGTGCCGGCAACAGATACGCTGGTTCCATGGACGGACCTGATGCGCCGAGCTGGAGAAGAGAAAATGGGAGCAGAGTTTTTCTGGAAACTCAAGTTAAAACACCAAGAAGCACCAACCAGGAGCAGAGGACGggagaagaaaatgagaaaggTGATCATACTTCCATACCAGATCAAAGATCTCATGGTTCCAGAGAGGAGACCGCCAAGAGCAGACCTCAAACTTACGATCAACAGAGGAAAAGCAACGACGTAAAGCGGCGCCAAGGACCGATCAAGCCACCAAAATCTCCGTCTCATGAGGATTCGGGCTCAAAGAGGGGGGAACTGGAAGGCACTGAACATCTCCGAGCGTCTCAGGATCCCGCCTGTAAATCTGGAAAAGTCTCAGGGCCGCAGAAACCTTTTCAGGGAAGAGGCGGGAGAAGGACGAACCATCAGAGCATCAAATCGGGTCAGAGGAGCTCGGACAAAATGCCAAAAAGCAAAGAGACACAAACAG GGTGCCTGATCGAGCAGCTGTCCGAGGAGAAGTACGAGTGCATGGTGTGCTGCGACATCATCCGGGTCATGGCCCCGGTGTGGAGCTGCCACAGCTGCTTCCACGTCTTCCATCTGAACTGCATCAAGAAGTGGGCCCGGTCCCCGGCCTCGCAGGCGGACG ATTCTGCTGAAGGTTGGCGCTGCCCCGCCTGCCAGAACGTGGCACTGAAACACCCGACCACCTACGTCTGCTTCTGCG GCAAAGTGACGAACCCCGAGTGGCAGCGCAGCGAGATTCCCCACAGCTGCGGTGACATGTGTGGGAAGAAGCGGAGCGGAGCGGACTGCAACCACCCCTGTAACAT CTTGTGCCACCCTGGACCTTGTCCTTCATGTCCTGCCTTTGTCACAAAGTCCTGCGTCTGTGGGAAGATGAg tcagCCAATGCGCTGCGGCCAGGCCCCAGTCCTGCAGTGTGACTCGGTCTGTGGGGCTTTACTCAACTGTGGTGAACACTCTTGCGCTCTGGTGTGCCACGGCGGGGCGTGTCAACCCTGCCAGCAGCAGGTTCAGCAGG TTTGTTACTGTGGCGTGACGCCTCGCACCGTCCTGTGCGGCACAGATAAAGACGGATTTGACGGCTTGGGACATTTCTCCTGTCAAAAAGTTTGCTCTAA GATGTTGAATTGTGAAGCTCACCGGTGCCAGCAGGTGTGCCACCGCGGGCCGTGCCAGCCGTGCCCGCTCTCCCCCAGCCTGGTGAAGACGTGTCCCTGCAGCCAAACGCCGCTCTCCAAACTCCTGGAGCTGGGCTACTCTGAGCGGCGCAGCTGCTCCGATCCCATCCCGTCCTGCGGAAAGACATGCAACAAACCTCTGCCTTGTGGCTCCAACG ACACCATCCATTTGTGTCAAAATCTGTGTCATGAGGGGACCTGTGGGCCGTGCACTTTGACCTCCACCATCAGGTGCCGCTGTGGCGCCAAGACCAAG GAGGTTCCATGTGCAAATATTCTAAAAGAAG ACGAGCTCGTCTTCACTTGTGAGAGACGATGCAACAAGAAGCGCTCCTGTGGTCGGCACAAGTGTGGAGAGCTTTGCTGTGTG AACGTGGATCACAGATGCCCCATGATCTGCAGCTACAAGCTGAACTGCGGCCTCCACCGCTGCCAGGAGCCGTGCCACAAAGGGAACTGCGAGCCCTGCTGGCAGTCAA GTTTTGATGAGCTGACGTGTCACTGTGGCGCTTCTGTGTTGTACCCTCCAATTTCCTGTGGCACAAAACCGCCCGAGTGCAAAAACCTGTGCATGAGAAGACATGAGTGTGACCATCCAG TGTTTCACAACTGCCACAGCGATGACAAATGCCCGCCTTGCACATACCTCACTCAGAAATGGTGCATGGGAAAGCATGAG CAACGCAGCAACATCCCTTGTCACCTGCAAGACATTTCCTGTGGTCTGACATGTAATAAGATGCTGCCTTGTGAAATGCACCGCTGCAAACGGCTCTGCCACCGCGCAGACTGCCTGCCAGAGGGCGGCTGCCAGCAGCCGTGCATGCTGCCCCGGCCCGAATGCGGCCACCCATGCGCGGCTCCGTGTCACAGAGGCAGCAGCTGCCCACGCACTACCTGCACTGCCAAG GTAGCGCTCCAGTGTGACTGTGGTCGGAGGAAGGAAAGTGTTGCCTGCACAGAAGCTGCTAATTCCTATCAAAG ATACGCAGCCATCGCGATGGCCAGCAAACTCTCTGACATGCAGATTGGCGACTCCATGGACATCGGTCCGCTCCTCACCAAGAAGGAGCTGAAACAGACCAg ACTCGAGTGCGATCAAGAATGCGCCACTTTGGAGAGAAACCGGCGCCTGGCTGAGGCGCTGCAGATCGACTCCTCCTCCGACCCCTTCAACGTTCGTTCCTCCTCCGTTTACAGCGACAGCCTGAAGGAGGACGCCAG GAAGGACCCGAAGTTCCTCGCTGAGGTAGAGGAAGAGATCAAGAATCTTGTTGAGCTCGCCAATAAG GGAAAGCAGCCGAAGAAGAGCCACTGCTTCCCACCGATGAACAGGGAGCACCGGAAGATCATCCACGAGCTGGCCGAGGTCTACGTCGTCGACAGCGTGAGCTACGACAGCGAGCCCAAGCGGAACGTCGTCATCACCGCCCACAA AGGGAAGTCGGCCTGTCCGAGCTCGACCCTGACGGCGCTGATAGAGAGGGAGACGGCGGCTCGGGCGCCTCCCCCTATCCCTCATATCAAGCAGCACAGCAGCAA GGCTGCGGGTGGAAGCTGGTCAAAGATGGTGAAAGAGGAGCCTGTGATAGATTATTTTGATGTTCAGGACTGA